In Meles meles chromosome 2, mMelMel3.1 paternal haplotype, whole genome shotgun sequence, the sequence GCTTTGGCGAAACTCCACTGATCCGGACTGAGACTAGCCCCAGGCCATCCCTGGAGATCGCCAGGCCTGCCAGACACAGGCAACCACCTCAGGCAGGTCCCAGGCTAAGCTGGGCTCTCTCCAGTATCCTCTGGTCAGGGATAGCACCCCCTTCCTAAGAGTCAGGGTAGGGGCTAGACCCAGCTTTGTTCAGAATGCATGAGAATAAGGGCCGCTTAACTTGCTGCATTTGGTCTCCAGCTCCCCTTAATAACTGGATGGAGGCAATGATAATGTATTCAGCCGGCCAACACAATGGAATGAGTTTCAAAAAGCTCCAGGAACCTGTTCTGCTAGAAAATGAACTTGACCACTAAAAACCCGACGAGGCATACAAAAtatactaattttaatttttttttcaatgtttcatTGAACTATGGTGACATTCTAGAAAAAGTAAAGATCCAATTAAAAGGGTATTTTTTGCTTTGGGAAAAAACAGTCCTAGTTCTGGTGCAGAACTGTGTCTACAGTactgtgtctctttctcattACTACCAAATTTCAAGGAAGGAGAGCTAAGGGGGGAAAACACAGGGCTGCCTCCTTTAGACAATGCTCTCCCTTATCAGGGCAGACTGCTGTCTGGTTTCCTGTCTCAAACTCTGGCTTACTGCTTCGGATGAGAACCAGGGTCCAAGAAAGGGACAGATGAGGCTTGAAAACGAGAATACCAAAAACCACCACAATCCTCTTGTAACTCTCTCCGAGATGAATTCGGACTAGAACATTACACATTAGCAAACCAGAGTATCAATTGCTTTATgaatctaggttttttttttttttttgaagctagaACCAATGGCTATGAAGCATTCTAGAAAGAAACCCAATTTCCAGAATAATGTAATTCCTAGTCTTTCAAGGATGAGGttgcttatatttatttttttttcttaaacacaaCTGGtgtgaaaaaaagagaataagaaatacCACCTAAGAAAGCTGTTCACTGTGTAAGAAAGGTTGACTTGGAAATATTAAGACAAGTATgtaaagggggaggggagaaataaAATGGGATTAAGTTAGGAATAATAATTTACATGGTCAAGAGATGAAACAattattccctttttttccttttataattttagtaATTATCAGACTGGTATAATTTTTCCAAATTGTTCAGCTTAGCTTTTAAAggtttgaagtttttcttttttcctgataaaATACGTTAAGACCCTAATTACATCTATTAGTCaaccacctccctctcccccaaaatgGGGAGGAAAACTTGGAGTAAGCTAAACGAAGATTCTGTCTACAAAAGCTAGTGGGATTGTTAACAGCGTTGGAACTAAAACTGAAAAAGTTGCTTCGAATTTGGGTTACTTACAAATTTTAGTTTAAAGGTCCCCTGCGCCGTAAGTCAGCTTAGTATTTCAAGTTTGCTTCTCccaaaggagaaagaacaaatcCTACTGAAAACTTCCAAGAGGCCCATCTTTTTTCAAGGAAGGTTATCAGTAACCTTCTATTTGATTCTAGTAGTTTTCTTAATATCATACTATGTACTTCCCTTTACCCATAAATACCATAAATACCCAAAGAATGTGGTGGAATGTGAAGTTAAAAACCAAAGTACTATTATCATCAATTTTGGGGAGGATAGGGTCTGATTTGCTGCCGTGGCAACTCTGAATTAATTCCATTAGAGAACACTGTAGATAATTCCTTTGGATtttaacaaaaatctaaaaataagtttaaaaagaaacttgCCAGGAGTTTCTTATCcaacttatttctttaaaaacttagtTTCTGAAGAACCAAGAGAAAAAATTAGTAGGTTTTAAATAGTTAACCTAGAAATGTTAGCCCACAACTGACAGActatacccccccaaaaaatgggGATTATGAAAAAGTTGGTGGTGTTAGACAATAAAAACAAGAGAagtctccttctgttttcagaatATAAGATTAAAATTTTCCAGACTgtcattaaaatgaatttcttatttCCAGTTCTCCTTTTCTTGGGGCTTTTTATTCTTAGAACAGGTCAGAAATCAGATGCAGAATACAGCGTGGTCCTTAGGAAAATCATCACACAGCACTCCCATCTTTGTCTTTAAAAGAGATGACCCTGGGGCTGATTCCCTCAAATGTAGCTTGTTTCTAGCTTCAATacttttcctaaataaaaatctcttcctTAAAAACCTAGGCAAGATTTTCCAATCAGCCCAGTGGGCCAGGAATGCTTCAACTCTCCCCTCCATCCAGTGGGGCCTCCTGTCTGGAGCTCCACCGCGACTGGGGAACAAGGGTGTGGCCAAGGGTGGGCCACAGCCTGCAGATAATGCTAGGTCTTGGTGACTGTAAGGTGGCAATCCTCCCCTCCAAAATTGACAGCTTCAGGGCCAAACGCGTATCTCCAAACACACACCCTGCCCACCTCGCACAAGAATGGAAAACCGACAAATGCAACCCTCCGTTTAGCCTTCTGGCCAACCTGCACGCACATTTCTCGGAGTCACACTTTGGCGATGATGAATTTAAGAAGGTGCAAGTATTTATTCACTCACAGAAACACACTGGAGCAAAGGGTATATGTAAAAAGGTTAACTGACTCCTCGTTATGACATAACACAGGCCTCTTAGGCAATCGCCAAGTGTGTAGAGACAGGATAACTCCCTGGGTGGAGATGGGGAGTTTAGGGGCAGGGACCACGGCCTGGTCCCGGCTACTGATCAACCAGAAAACAGCCTGAAACAGGAAAGAGCACACATATGCCACTTGGAATGTATGACGCAAACCCCAGCCTTGAAACAAAGAACAGGAAACAGCTCTGCTGGCTGTGCTGGAGAGCGAGCAGAGAAACATTGAGCCGGCCCTCCCTGACCCTATATTCATGAGCAGCTGGAGTTTTTTAAGACAACAACAGGGGGGTGGAGGTGTTTGTTCCACGGGTGTGAATAATAACACCAGCTTTATACAGGGGACCTGCCCTATTTACAAATAGGAGCTTCCACATACAGTAAACACCGTAAGTGAACATGTAATTTTATCACACGCAGGCAGCAGAGACCCTTCCTAATTAACACCAGCctcctttcccatttcttttgtctctttctcccccatCCCAATGGCTGGTCTCTAGCCTTGATCAGATTGGGGGTTAGGGTAACGATCACTGCTCAGCCTCAGCATCCTGAAAAGGCAAAGAGAGCACTGGTCAGAATTCAGAGGACACTGGGTTAGTCCATGTAACCGACAACTGGACCAGTTCTGTGTGTCCCTTCGCTATACAGAACTACATTCCTAGACAGAGTGTGGGCTACCTAGAGTCGCCCCCCAAATTTCACCATGTTTTTTAAGTGCATAGTTAGAAATCTATCTGCACCCAGCTGCACATCTGTTCTTCCTGTCCACACATCTAAAGAAATTCACCTTTGGAGAATGTTACTCTGTTCCTGACATTTCATTTAACCCAAGAGGGCCATACAATCTGAAGACCATAATATCAATTTTTACAAGATATCTGAAAACGTCTATTTTCCCTTAAGTATATTTAAGGTAGTAAAAACCATTCATAGTCTTCCCCCCcattatgtctcttttttttgttaGTTGGTCAGGACTGTTCAACTCAGGTTTCCACGATCAGAGATTGAACAAAATGGGTGTAGACAAAActacaggtaaaaaaaaaaaaaaaaaagaggcataaaGGCATTACTGTGCCCATAGCAACCAGAAGATTGGGTTTTAATTTAGAAACTTTGCAGTGAAAAAACAATAGCATGTTTTATATCTGACAAGATTTTGTCGTCTTAGTAGCTACTTCTCTTTGTTGTTCTAACATTTTTATACCTGCATTCCCCTTCATGAAAGCCAAGTGTTCCTTGAAGTGTATCTTTACTGAACTTAAATAGTACACTGAGCTCTTTTTCTTCTAATACTTCAGCAAACCCCACTGACTGGAGGGAGGACTGGAGATAGTTTCCCTAGAGAGTTGAAATTCATCAAACATCTCATTTCAGGTCTCTGTTAATAAGCTAAGGTCAACATATTCCATGCTTGGAGCCAGAAGAAACTCATCTgtctgttctttctttaaaaaacactaaCTCTCAACATTTTGGAGATGTTAATATTATCAGATTGTTTTTCCCCTAAAAGCAAGTCTTTCCTCCAGTTAGGCAGATTATCATCCAGATGgatttcttataaaaatgttgCTCAAATTCATACAGAAagcactataaaaaaaaaaagtacaaaactgCTCCGTGGACAACTGTCTATTCTACTCCATTTTGCTAATAATCATACACTAAATGTAAATGAAGTCAGAATACCACTACACACTTCTCCTCAAATACCAGACTCTTGTGAGACTATTACTGATATATTTAAAGTACCCTGGATGATATTAGTGGGAAAATGCATTCTGAGCTAGTAAAAAATTCAGtgcaaaatgtttattttagtgcAACACAGGGTGAGCAATTTCCAGTTTCCGTTTCACCTGACCTATTAAAAATAAGTCCAGTTCACACAGGTTCTCCATCTATTATTACTGTGTATAGCTATGAAATGTAGCACAGAAGATTCTTCCTGATACCTGCCAAAGTGGATATGATAATTCCAAGTGTTATCTGCCATCTCCAAGAAAGCCACTCTGAAATGCTAGGTAAGTCCCAAGGGTCCAGGTCCAGGGGTCAGTCCCTCAAGTCCCCACACGGCTCGAGTCCCTAACGCTGCAGGCACTTGCCGAAGGCGCTCTCCGCCTCCAGCCTCGCTGCAATCCTTGCTCCAGGCACTGCGGCAGGTTCTCGGTGTGCCCCCAAGGAGGACTCTCCAAACCCGGCCAGCTCTTTTCTCCTGCCCCCGAGGATCCAGACGCCCTGGCAGCTCCTGGGCTCCAGGAGCGAGAAGGGGATGCAGCCTTCAGTCCCAACGGCCCCAAGTTTCTTCCCAGAGGGCCCGGGAAGCTGTTCCAAGTTTGCTCCGGCGGGCGAGCGGTCGCGCGCCCCGTCCGAAgaggggggcggcggggggcggagAGGGGAGGGCGCGGGAgcggagggggggtgggggacccggagggggaggagcaggagtgCGCGGCCTCCTCGCTACCTTTCTCCAAACAACGTTGCCACACGCGGAGAGCACTGAGATTTCTGGGGCTTTGGAGGGAATCGCGAGCGAGCGGGCGGGAGGGCGGGCGGCAGCCGGGGGACCACACAGGTGAGCCCCCGCCCGCGGGCTCGGCGGGGCCGCGGCGGGCGCCGCTGGTCTCGGTCCCCCGCACCGCGGGATCCGCACGGTGGCTCCCCCGAATCCCACACTTTCAACCGCCGAACCCGgggttcccccctccccctcgcctccccttccgcccccacccccggcttcGAGGAGCTGTTGCACTTTCCCAAGCCCacaggcgcccccacccccgcgcTGCACCCCCGGCCCATTAACTGCGCGACCCCCCtcggggaggaaaaaagaaatgagaccgGACGAGTCAAAAAGGGCGACAGCAGGAGTCGGGGCgagggaaggtgagggaaagggactTACTTTTCGAGGCGCGGTGCTGAGCGCTGCAGACGGAGAAATAAAGGCCCGGCTCCGAGCCGCCTTGAACCCCGCGAATGCAGTAATGTCAGCGCGCCAGCCGGggcggcggtggcggtggcggcgcAGGGCACAGGGACAGGAACGGGGACGGGCGCGCGTGCGGCGGGCGCTCGCACTGCGCTCCGGCTCGGGCCCCGGCTCCGCGCGGCTCCGCTCCTGGCTCCCCTCTGGCTCCTGGCACCAACTCCGGGCAGTCACATGACGCCGGCGCCGCTCGCTCTGCGAGCCTCCCGGGGCTGGCGGGGTAAGTAGAGGCTGGGACCCGGGGTGGGAgggtcagggaggggagagggagccgCCGCGGCCGCCCGGGCTGGGCGGGTCCCCACCCACTTGGGTGGAGGCAGCCGCCGGAGGGGTCGGCCGAGTCACTCGCGCAAACACGCACCCCGCCCTGCGCCCttcccccgccacccccgcctCCCGCGCcgcctccgccccgccccgcccagtCACCCGGGGACGGCCTGACAGACACTCATTATTCCCCGGAGCCGGGCGCCGCCCCACCGGCCCAACCTGTCCGGCGAGGCGCGGGGCGGCCCAGGGGCTGGGCGTGCGCGGCGCGGCCCCCGCCCCGGAGCCTCCgccctccgccccccacccccagcccggcccggcccggccccgcgcACCCGCCCCAGCTCCGGAGTCCCCGCCCGCGCCCCCTCCCTGCGCCCCCGGTCCCCCTCTTCCCCCGCCCGCTCGGGacccgccgccgcgccgccgccccaGCCCGGGGGGAAGGAAGGGCGGCCCTGCCCGCTCCGGGCGTCACAGGGCTGCAGCCCGCTGCGCCGCTTCCAAAACACACAGCCGGGCGCGCGGGCCGGCCGAGGCGGGGGACCCGGGCGGCCGGGCCATCAATCAGCCGGCTCCCGCGGGAAGGGCGGCCCAGGGCGCGGCGGGAAGGGCTGGGCCCCGCCGCCAGCGCGGCCCCTCCTGGGCCGAGTGCGTGCAACTCTCTtaaagaaaaagcaggaaaaggcAGCGGCGGTGAAGGAGCGGGAGGACCGGGGCGGATTCGGGGCAGAAGAGCGGCGGGaagggggagggcagtggggaggacTTCAACCCTAAAATGCTCCCGAGTTCCAAGGTCATTCGACGCAGTGTTAAGAGCGATCTTTCTTTGTGCCCGGGACGCCGGGTTCCCTCGTCGCCCGCCCCGCGGAGGGGCGGCCCGGGTCGGGCGTGGGGGGCGCGTCCCCCCTGCCCCGGGCTTCTTTGAAGGTcctgggacccccggaggcaaaCTTCCCACGGGCCGGGCTTGCCACTGGAGCGAAAAGGCAACCGGTAGCAGCGGCGTTTGCTCAGCCGGGCCTGCCTGAAAAGTTGGCAAACTTCGGTCGGGCTCCTCCTGCCCGGAGGGAGGACGTCGGGCCCCCAGAGGGCTCGGCCCCGcgacctctctctttttttcttttttgtcgcTTCCCCAGGACGGAGCGCGAGCGTGCTCTGTGCGGGGCGGTGGAAACGCGCTTGCGGTCCTAGCCAGGCCCCTGGGAGAACTCGGTACAGCATAGACCCCGAGTTTAATGcttttttgaatttcttttaaacaGTATTAATGTAATAAAGAatgtaataaaaagaacaaaggacaAATTGGTTCAATTGTTTTAGTCCTGCGTAATGTTTAAAAACGCCCTGCTTCAGTGTATGGCTTGTTATTGCTTCAAGATGTTTTAAAGGCCCTTTAAGTTCACCATTCTCACTTTGATGGTTCATCCAGGCATGGTACTACTTAAAACCCAGAGATACAGTATATACCGAGCCCCATCATGTAGCTACGCAGTATTATAAAATTAGTACCGGTAACCTCAAGTAGTGAAATTGCATGTTATAAAAGAAATGCACAGAACATAAAAGACCGCGTGGAGAACAGCCAGCTCTGACACCGGTtcctgtgccctctctctgttccATAAGATTAAACTTTATAAATGTAAAAGGGATGAGGAGTTTCTGTTAATGAGCAAAGGAAAGATGCAGGAAAATAAGTTGGATTTGTGTCCATTACTAATTGCAATTCATTGATCGCTGACATCAAATGTCTCATTGGACGGCTTAGATGTGTATTAGCTGAAGGACCGTATTAGTGATGACTGATGAAATCATATTGCATTTCCAGGTCTGGCTCCGTAGTGGGGGCTCCAAAACCATAGGCTTTGCTCAGAGGACACTAGAGGTGAAAACCTAAAGCACATAAACCCGTGTTCTTTACATTGTTCACGTGGGTGTGGACCCAAAGGAGAAACTTGAAATAGGTCTGAGAAAAGTGTGATCCAAGATAAGCAGGGAGTGGCTTTGATAtggaaggtgggggaaggaggagaaaagtcataaaaaagtttaattaatgAACACACTGTGTTCAGTGCCCTGTGGGGACAGCTGAAACACAGCTTGTACCAAAATGAAGGATCCAGGGGAGAAGACCACCATCCATCCAGGTATCAGAAACCGGACCAGAAATGCCTGGAGTTATCTTTCCTTCCCCTAGCTAGTCAGAGGACAGTCATTCACTGAATCTTGGACCTCCTCAATCCCTACCCATTCCTTGACCACTCTTCTGGTCCAGCCCACTGCCAGTGTCTTCTTGTTGGTGATCTTGTTTGTAGTGGGGGCTGAAGTGTGGGAAAGGGATTGGAGCAAGGGAACAATGAGAATactttttctaaaatgcaaaCCTAAACGTGTCAATGTCTTCATTACATTCCCATCGGATAAAGTCCAAGAGTTTACTACCTGTGCTGAGCTGGCCTCCATCTATCTTTATAGACCCATCTCCTTCTATTACCCCCCACCCTACTCTACCCTCCAGCAACGCTCAACTTTTTCCCCTCCAACTCACTCTCCCTACCTCTGGCCCTTTGCACATGCTGATTTTGCTAGGTGGACTAGCCTCCTTGCTTTCTCCCCCAATTCCTGACTTCCACTCTTCTTTCTGTACATTCTTTCCATCCTTTAATTACTGACTTAGATGACATTTTCAACAAAATGGTTCTTGTCTTACCACCATCCCTCACCCTACCTTTGGATGAGTGGAGGCGCTCCTTCTTGGTGTTCTGATAGCACTCAGGCTCCACCTCTTGTAACTCTTTCTTATAACTGGTTACTTAACTCTCTTTCCGTGACTCTTAAATAAGAAACTCTGTGAGGGCACGGACATTGTCTTTTTAGCAAAATTGTATCCTTGTGGCCCAGGTACTCAATgcatatttgtaaaatgaacaAGTGTCAGCTATGAATTGGGAAGAAGTCATTCAGAGACtaaacaaatgagagaagaattGGTGAGGGTTAAGGTGGCAGTGGCCATGACGGTATATACCTTTGAGATAGTGAAAAGGAGGGAGTTCTCTCTCCCTGAATGTCTTCGAGCAGTAGAGTGAGATGGTCAAAGTGGCGCCTGGGTCTTCTTTTTATCCTTAACATTAGCACAGTACCCGCACTTGCTGGGTTGTTCAAGACCATCCCCATAAACGATATATCACAATCTTGGTCCTTGTTCTAGCTGCTTTACTCTTGTTCTTTGAGGACAGTAGGTCTGTCTGGTTTAGGTTTGGGGCAGCACATACTGGGGGAAGGATACCCATCCCTGTCCCCAGCCTTTCCGCTCCCAACCAGTCATGGCAGTCCCAGTCTCTTGCCAGTGACTGGCCAGAGAGTAGTAGATAGATGACCTAGTTCTGGCCAGTAGGACAGGAAGGGAAGTGTGCTGAGGCTTGTTTTTCATCCTGAGTGAAGGAAACTCTTGCAAGGATAAACTCCCAGACCTGCTTTGGGAGTTATGTGAGAATGTGATTCTTGAAGCTGTGGCAGCCATTTTGTAAACATGAGAGGAAAGCAAGGTTTCAGATTTCCATACGGAGAGCTCTTTATTCATCATTAGTCGTCAGGGTCTGGTAAATAGTAGGTGTTCCACAAGTAATTGTTGATTAATGGCTGACAACTAAAGAGTAACAGTGTGTTGAAACTGATTAAGAGCTGCGTAGACCCAAACTACTGCACACGGCCATTTTCTCTTCGGTGGCTTGTATCATACTTAGCTCCATTTCAGGAGGTCTCTTTATGCTACGCAAATACATATTCTTAAGAttccttcttctcccactctctttcaGAGCTTTTCCATTCCTTCCCACAGGAAAGTTTCTCCTTTTCATTTGACAGTGCATATTCCAAAGGTAGAAAAGTATCATGTGTTTAAGAAATTATGAACAACACAGATAACATCTACCTTAAAGGATAACAAAGCcatatagttttttctttctttattttctgctagctttattgagatattattggCCTATAGCATaggtaagtttaaggtgtatgaCATGGTGGTTAGAGACACCTATATATTGCAAATGATTGCCACAATAAGGCTAGTTAACATTTCCATCCcctcatgtatgtgtgtgtggtgatgaCATACTTGAACTTACCCTCTTAACAACTCTCAAGGACATAACACAATATTGTTAATTATActtaccatgctgtacattagatccctaGACCTTTTTCATTTGATAGCTGGAAATTTGTGCCCTTTGACtgacatctccccatttcctcccagCCCCATTCTACTGCCTGTTTCTATGAGTTCTGGctttttttgattccacatataagtgagatcatacagtatttgtctttctctgtctgacttatttcacttagcgtgatgccctcaaggtccatctgtgCAAAaggtaggatttccttcttttttaatgtgtgtgggggtatatatatgtgtgtgtatgtgtgtgtgtatatgtgtgtgtgtatttgtgtgtgtgtgtatgtgtgtgggggtatatatgtgtgtgtatagatatatgtgtgtgtatatatgtgtgtgtatgtgtatgtgtgtatgtatatatatatgtgagagagtgtgtatatatatatgtgtgtgtgtgtgtgtgtgtgagtgagaatgagagagagacaatttttaatccattcatccatcagtacTTGTTTCAATATATTGGCTATCATAAAttatgctgcaatgaacatggaatgcagctatctctttgagatagtgatttcattttcttcggATAtctacccagaagtgggattgctggatcctatggtcCTACTGTGAACTTTTGGAGGAActgccattctgttttccacagtggttataccaatttacattcccctcAACAATGCAGAAGGCCTCCTTTTCTTTACACCCTCACCAATActtgtctcttgtcttttttataacagccatcctaacaggtgtggggtgatatattattgtggttttgatttgcctttctctgatgatgaagtgatgttgagcacttttcgtacttttggccatttggatgtcttctttggaaacatgtTTATTCAAGTCacgtcctttgcccattttttaatcagatggtttgttggtttttgttactgagttgtatgaGTCCCTAATACATTTTGGATATCAACCCCTCATTGGTAGatcgcttgcaaatatcttctcccatagtGTAGATTGCTCTTCcattttgctgattgtttcctttgctgggaagAAGCTTTCTAGTTTGACGTAGTcccatttgttgatttttgcttttgttgcttgtgcttttggtgtcatatccaaaaaactGTTGCCAAGACCAAGGTCAAGGAGattttctcccatgttttcttctagtcaTTTAACAGTTTTGGTGTTACATTTAAGTTttgaatccattttgagttaatttttgtgagcaGTGTTAAGATatggggtccaatttcattcttttgcatgtgaatatccagttttcctaatatTGTTgggttcccccctcccccagattttatttatttatttgacagagagaaagatcacaagtaggcagacaggcaggcagagagaggggtaagtaggctccctgctgagcagagagcccaatgaggggctcgatcccagaaccctgagaccatgacctgagatgaaggctgaggcttaatacactgagccacccaggcacctcctaatattgtttttattaaagagactatcctttccccactgagtattcttggcttctttgtcaaatattagttgaccgtatatgtgtgggtttatttctgggttttccattctgtcctattgctctatgtgtctgtttttatgccagaaccatgctACTGTGATTGCCATAACCTTGttgtatagtttgaaatcagggattctgatgcctccaactttgttcctAGATTTGCAAAGCCatatgtttttgaaataaaattagaaatgctaGACTAAGGGTCATCTATCTCAAAAGCATTACAAAGGGCCCCGAGATTCTCTTTGGTTTCTCCCAGATTCCACCAATATTATCCATCaacccatccattcattcaacttTGGTTTGCCAGGAAGTATTGAGGTAGAGTCAGGTGACCGAGAGTTATAATAAACTTGAAACTGAATgtatgatctctccctttcccccacccgACCCCTCCAGGAGCTCTCAACATTTCTAGGACAGATGGAACTCAATATTTCTAGTACAATTGGAACTGCTGTGGATTATGTCTGGCAAGGCAATGCAACTGAAGGACAGTGGTACAAAACAGTTGAAATGTTGGATCCTGGAATCTAAGTTGAAGAGCTAAAATGGAAGGCCACGCTGGAGAGATGGCCAAAGGATCAGTGAACTGGACATTTCAAACACATCGACGAGAGGGCATATTGGGAATAATGTAGTGAATGACCTGAAAGTTAGGAGATGAGCATTCGGAGTGGGGACATGTGGCCTTAACATTTAAAGATGGCACAGTCCCAGAGATGACAAGGCTCAGGGTGTACCTCTGAGTGTGGGAGACTAGAAGAGGTGGTGAGACCAAGGGAAAAAATGACTGGGGTACTGAGCAAGTTCAT encodes:
- the LOC123936817 gene encoding putative uncharacterized protein FLJ13197 yields the protein MRPDESKRATAGVGAREGEGKGLTFRGAVLSAADGEIKARLRAALNPANAVMSARQPGRRWRWRRRAQGQERGRARVRRALALRSGSGPGSARLRSWLPSGSWHQLRAVT